A genomic region of Myxosarcina sp. GI1 contains the following coding sequences:
- a CDS encoding aldehyde dehydrogenase family protein, translated as MVTATRPEAKVKLGPTKLLINNQWVESVSGKRFETINPATGEVICDVAEADAADVDRAVEAARNAFNHSDWRKMSARKRGELLYKLADLIEENKEELARLETLDNGKPLTESLNMDLPFVIETYRYYAGWADKIQGKTIPISGSYFCYTRHEPVGVVGQIIPWNFPLLMQAWKLAPALAAGNTVVMKTAEQTPLSAFRVGELIVEAGFPPGVVNLLSGYGPTAGAAIARHPNIDKVAFTGSTEVGHLIMEAAAKSNLKRVTLELGGKSPNIVFADANFDAAIEGSHQALFFNQGQCCNAGSRLFVEEKCYDEFVERSVERAKQRKVGDPFASDTKQGPQVDREQFDKVMGYIESGMRQGAKMLCGGHRFGDRGYFIEPTVFADVRDDMDIAREEIFGPVMSIIKFKDIDELVERANDTIYGLAAGVWTQDISKAHAIAHSLRAGTVWVNCYHAFDIAAPFGGFKQSGMGRELGEYGLQQYTEVKTVTVKL; from the coding sequence ATGGTCACTGCTACAAGACCAGAAGCAAAGGTAAAACTCGGTCCTACCAAGCTGCTAATTAACAATCAATGGGTAGAAAGCGTTTCTGGGAAACGGTTCGAGACGATTAATCCCGCTACGGGAGAAGTTATCTGTGACGTTGCCGAGGCTGATGCAGCAGATGTCGATCGCGCTGTCGAAGCAGCACGCAATGCCTTTAACCATAGCGACTGGCGCAAGATGTCGGCAAGAAAGCGTGGAGAGTTACTCTACAAGCTTGCCGATCTTATAGAAGAAAATAAGGAAGAATTAGCCAGACTAGAAACTTTAGACAATGGCAAGCCACTCACCGAATCGTTAAATATGGACTTGCCCTTTGTGATTGAAACCTATCGCTACTATGCTGGTTGGGCAGATAAGATTCAGGGAAAAACTATACCCATTAGTGGCTCTTACTTTTGCTATACTCGCCACGAACCAGTAGGAGTAGTCGGTCAGATTATTCCTTGGAACTTTCCTTTGCTAATGCAAGCCTGGAAGCTGGCACCAGCTTTAGCAGCAGGTAACACTGTGGTAATGAAGACGGCAGAACAAACACCTCTATCGGCGTTTCGGGTAGGAGAATTGATTGTTGAAGCAGGATTTCCTCCAGGGGTAGTCAATCTGCTTTCGGGTTATGGACCGACCGCAGGAGCAGCGATCGCCCGACATCCCAATATTGATAAGGTAGCCTTTACTGGTTCGACTGAGGTTGGGCATTTAATCATGGAAGCAGCAGCTAAGAGTAACCTCAAGCGAGTTACTCTCGAATTAGGTGGTAAAAGTCCCAATATAGTTTTTGCCGATGCCAACTTCGATGCCGCGATCGAAGGTTCTCATCAGGCTTTATTTTTCAATCAAGGTCAGTGCTGCAATGCAGGTTCGCGATTGTTTGTCGAAGAGAAATGCTATGACGAATTTGTAGAGCGATCGGTAGAAAGAGCCAAGCAGCGTAAAGTAGGCGATCCTTTTGCTAGCGATACCAAACAAGGTCCGCAAGTAGACCGCGAGCAGTTTGATAAAGTGATGGGCTACATTGAATCAGGTATGCGTCAGGGAGCCAAAATGCTGTGTGGCGGTCATCGATTTGGCGATCGCGGCTATTTTATCGAGCCGACAGTTTTTGCTGATGTTCGAGACGATATGGATATCGCACGCGAAGAAATTTTTGGTCCTGTAATGAGCATTATCAAGTTTAAAGATATCGATGAGCTTGTAGAGCGGGCAAACGATACGATTTATGGTTTGGCAGCAGGTGTATGGACTCAGGATATTTCCAAAGCCCACGCGATCGCTCATAGCCTTCGCGCTGGAACTGTCTGGGTTAATTGCTATCATGCCTTTGATATTGCCGCACCTTTTGGCGGTTTTAAACAGTCGGGAATGGGACGGGAATTAGGCGAGTATGGCTTACAGCAGTATACAGAAGTCAAAACTGTGACGGTAAAACTGTAA
- a CDS encoding aldo/keto reductase: MKTLKLKSSREIPILGQGTWRMGERASQKQAEIDALKLGIDLGMTLIDTAEMYGEGGAEKVVAEAIADCRDKVFLVSKFYPYNASYQGVIKACDRSLSRLKTDYIDLYLLHWRGSVPLSETLEGLQHLKQVGKILDYGVSNFDVDDMEEAVSLPGGEAIVTNQVLYNLMRRGIEWDLLPWCQQRDIPIMAYSPVEQRAFAGRLELEAIAAKHNATTTQIALSWLLGQNNVISIPKATNPQHVRENHAALNISLSAEDIREIDCAFKPPARKMSLAMR; encoded by the coding sequence ATGAAAACACTAAAGCTAAAATCGAGCAGAGAAATTCCCATACTCGGACAGGGAACCTGGCGCATGGGGGAACGAGCCAGTCAAAAACAGGCAGAAATAGATGCTCTTAAATTAGGTATAGACTTGGGCATGACTTTAATCGATACCGCTGAAATGTATGGTGAAGGTGGTGCGGAAAAAGTAGTTGCCGAAGCGATCGCCGATTGCCGCGATAAAGTATTTTTGGTCAGTAAATTTTATCCTTATAATGCCAGTTACCAAGGTGTAATTAAAGCTTGCGATCGCTCTTTATCCAGACTAAAAACAGATTATATAGATTTGTATTTACTCCACTGGCGCGGTTCTGTTCCGCTGTCGGAAACTTTAGAAGGTTTGCAGCACCTCAAACAGGTTGGAAAGATTTTAGACTATGGCGTAAGTAACTTTGACGTTGACGATATGGAAGAAGCAGTGTCTTTACCAGGAGGCGAAGCGATCGTTACCAATCAGGTGCTTTACAATCTAATGCGTCGCGGTATTGAGTGGGACTTACTACCTTGGTGCCAACAGCGAGACATTCCGATTATGGCTTATTCACCAGTGGAACAACGAGCATTTGCAGGGCGATTGGAGTTAGAAGCGATCGCCGCTAAACATAACGCGACAACAACACAAATCGCTCTTAGCTGGTTGTTAGGACAAAACAACGTTATCTCCATTCCCAAAGCTACCAATCCCCAACACGTTAGGGAAAACCACGCTGCTTTAAATATTAGTCTGTCAGCAGAAGATATTAGAGAAATAGACTGCGCCTTTAAACCTCCCGCTCGTAAAATGTCTTTAGCAATGAGGTAA
- a CDS encoding DUF3086 domain-containing protein yields MNSEFSSIPESDNNEANEPTENITKSTENPAEPLPDIWLDEPETSIETEYQSEADLVAANEDTAAEAREEQPSEVTEIESSEQFTLAIDEAEAEPELFTDRWLDESESEPVGAQSSESTNVELQQLEAQRRALLAEIDDLTARKEQIALQQIKEVQKTIGELVEEGMKELKERKNSLQIEIDKLERRQERIRQEMRTNFAGASQDLAIRVQGFKNYLVGSLQDLAIAAEQLELNTPSRKGRMGGRETDERLELDAAVGKRSSREGSRAKANRQRKPSSQSPQPQFVEQAFAEQSRQIRQLLDRYRSRPDYYGPPWQLRRTFEAVHAEKVQEWFFARGGRGAINGMNSRLQNILIASAIISIVRHLYGDRCQTLVLIDTPEKLGEWRRGLQDCLGIARSDFGASRGVVLFDSAEVVVQRADRLIKDKLLPLIIIDETEELINLSLLKFPLWLAFAPEAKAANSNYLY; encoded by the coding sequence ATGAATTCTGAATTTTCTTCTATTCCCGAATCAGATAATAATGAAGCCAATGAGCCAACTGAAAACATAACTAAATCGACAGAAAATCCTGCCGAACCGCTTCCCGATATTTGGCTGGACGAACCAGAAACTTCTATTGAAACCGAATATCAATCTGAAGCAGACTTAGTTGCAGCTAATGAAGACACTGCAGCAGAAGCCAGAGAAGAACAACCTTCCGAAGTTACGGAAATTGAGTCTAGCGAACAGTTTACTTTGGCAATAGATGAAGCTGAAGCAGAACCAGAATTATTTACCGATCGCTGGCTCGATGAATCGGAATCCGAGCCTGTTGGCGCACAGAGTTCCGAATCTACTAATGTCGAATTGCAGCAGCTGGAAGCACAAAGGCGAGCTTTACTAGCTGAAATTGACGATCTAACTGCCCGAAAAGAACAAATAGCCCTACAACAGATTAAAGAAGTCCAGAAAACTATCGGCGAACTAGTTGAAGAGGGCATGAAAGAACTCAAAGAACGTAAAAATTCTTTACAAATTGAAATTGACAAGCTGGAACGTCGTCAGGAGCGCATCCGTCAGGAAATGCGAACTAACTTTGCTGGTGCGTCGCAAGATTTGGCAATTAGAGTTCAGGGATTTAAAAATTATTTGGTAGGAAGTTTGCAAGACTTGGCTATTGCTGCCGAACAACTAGAATTGAATACGCCCTCTCGAAAAGGCAGAATGGGAGGTAGAGAAACTGACGAGCGACTAGAATTAGATGCTGCAGTAGGGAAAAGATCTAGTAGAGAAGGAAGCCGAGCTAAAGCAAACAGACAGAGAAAACCTTCATCACAATCGCCTCAACCTCAGTTTGTAGAACAGGCATTTGCCGAGCAAAGCAGGCAAATTCGCCAGCTTTTAGACCGCTATCGCTCTCGTCCTGACTATTATGGACCTCCGTGGCAGCTACGTCGTACTTTTGAAGCAGTTCATGCCGAAAAAGTGCAAGAGTGGTTTTTTGCTCGGGGTGGCAGGGGCGCAATTAACGGTATGAACAGCCGCCTGCAAAATATTTTAATTGCTTCGGCGATAATTTCTATCGTGCGCCATCTCTACGGCGATCGCTGCCAAACTCTAGTTTTAATCGATACTCCCGAAAAGCTGGGTGAATGGCGTAGGGGACTGCAAGACTGTCTGGGAATTGCTCGTAGTGATTTTGGTGCTAGTCGAGGGGTAGTGCTATTCGACTCGGCAGAAGTAGTAGTGCAAAGAGCCGATCGCCTGATAAAGGATAAACTATTGCCGCTGATTATTATCGACGAAACTGAAGAATTAATTAATCTTTCTTTACTTAAGTTTCCTTTATGGCTGGCTTTTGCTCCCGAAGCTAAAGCAGCAAACTCTAATTACCTGTATTAA
- a CDS encoding alpha/beta fold hydrolase: MAIAHQLNSLNTLDKLSWTWQGHHIQYTVRGEGQPLLLIHGFGASLGHWRKNIPVLAKSGYRVYALDLLGFGGSAKPALDYHLELWQQQIVDFWSAHINQPTVFVGNSIGGLLSMMLLANHPEIAAGGVLINCAGGLNHRPDELKLPLRLIMGGFAKLVSSPLTGKLIFDSIRRKHRIRRTLYQVYRDRAAVTDELVDMLYDPSCDLGAQKVFASVLTAPAGSPPLELLPKIDLPLLILWGEKDPWTPIKGAKIYQELAATEPQVEFASIPNAGHCPHDEKPEIVNKYILNWLDKFTLSHSARS, translated from the coding sequence ATGGCGATCGCTCATCAACTCAACTCGTTAAATACTTTAGATAAACTTAGCTGGACGTGGCAGGGTCATCACATTCAATACACTGTTCGCGGAGAAGGACAACCTTTATTGCTCATTCACGGATTTGGTGCTTCCCTCGGACACTGGCGCAAGAATATTCCCGTATTAGCTAAAAGCGGTTATCGAGTTTACGCACTAGATTTACTCGGCTTTGGTGGTTCGGCAAAACCTGCTTTAGATTATCATTTGGAACTGTGGCAGCAGCAGATAGTTGATTTTTGGTCGGCGCATATTAACCAACCGACTGTGTTTGTCGGCAACTCCATCGGTGGTTTGCTGAGTATGATGCTGCTTGCCAATCATCCTGAAATTGCTGCTGGTGGGGTTTTGATTAACTGTGCTGGCGGTTTGAATCATCGACCCGACGAACTCAAACTTCCCTTGAGATTAATCATGGGCGGATTTGCCAAATTAGTTAGTTCTCCTCTAACGGGGAAACTAATTTTTGATAGTATTCGCCGCAAACATCGTATTCGCCGTACTCTCTATCAAGTGTATCGCGATCGCGCTGCGGTTACCGATGAATTGGTAGATATGCTCTACGATCCTTCCTGCGATTTAGGAGCGCAAAAAGTTTTTGCTTCGGTTTTAACCGCTCCTGCGGGTTCTCCTCCTTTAGAGTTATTACCCAAAATCGATCTTCCATTACTGATACTTTGGGGAGAAAAAGACCCTTGGACACCAATCAAAGGCGCGAAAATTTATCAAGAACTGGCAGCAACCGAGCCTCAAGTAGAATTTGCCAGTATTCCTAATGCAGGACATTGTCCTCACGATGAAAAACCAGAGATAGTTAATAAATACATTCTCAACTGGCTAGATAAATTCACTTTGTCTCACTCCGCTCGAAGTTAA
- a CDS encoding MlaE family lipid ABC transporter permease subunit — protein MASKTTSKSGIQVWFRRLIAAVFLAGQVAVHLLKAKGNPRNIREQMAVVGPDSLAIALITAAFVGMVFTIQVAREFLNFGAGQAVGGVLALALTRELAPVLTAVVIAGRVGSAFAAEIGTMQVTEQIDALYVLKTDPIDYLVIPRVIACASMLPILTIISLVTGLFGGLIIATTLYDISQATFLESIRSFLQFWDLCSALIKSVIFGALVATIGCSWGLTTTGGAKGVGESTTTAVVTALIAIFIFNFFLSWLMFQGPGRDLIN, from the coding sequence ATGGCTAGTAAAACAACTTCTAAAAGCGGAATTCAAGTTTGGTTTCGACGTTTAATCGCGGCAGTTTTTTTAGCAGGACAGGTAGCAGTTCATTTATTAAAAGCTAAAGGCAATCCCCGCAATATTCGCGAGCAAATGGCAGTAGTCGGTCCCGATTCGTTAGCGATCGCTTTAATTACCGCAGCTTTTGTCGGTATGGTATTTACCATTCAAGTAGCAAGAGAATTTCTCAACTTTGGCGCGGGGCAGGCAGTAGGAGGAGTTTTAGCACTTGCTCTAACTAGAGAGTTGGCTCCCGTGCTGACGGCAGTAGTAATTGCTGGTAGGGTAGGTTCGGCTTTTGCTGCCGAGATTGGCACGATGCAGGTAACAGAACAAATTGATGCTCTTTACGTGCTAAAAACCGACCCCATAGATTATTTAGTTATTCCTCGCGTGATTGCCTGTGCTTCAATGCTGCCAATTTTAACTATTATTTCTTTAGTTACGGGATTATTTGGCGGATTGATTATTGCTACAACCCTTTACGATATTTCTCAGGCGACATTTTTAGAATCGATTCGTAGCTTTTTACAGTTTTGGGATTTGTGCAGTGCTTTAATTAAATCGGTAATTTTTGGAGCTTTAGTAGCAACTATTGGCTGTAGCTGGGGATTGACCACTACGGGAGGAGCAAAAGGAGTTGGGGAGTCTACTACTACAGCTGTAGTTACAGCCTTGATCGCTATTTTTATTTTTAATTTCTTTTTGTCTTGGTTGATGTTTCAAGGTCCTGGTCGAGACTTAATCAATTAA
- the plsY gene encoding glycerol-3-phosphate 1-O-acyltransferase PlsY, giving the protein MFTALSFSFLLVIVAYLLGSIPTGYLTARYLKGIDIREHGSGSTGATNVLRIVGKPAAIAVLLIDLLKGSAAVILVNLAYARFSPTIFPPDWLPWLVMSAAIAAIIGHSKSVWLNFTGGKSVATSLGILLAISPVLGLGTLGSFLIVLAISRIVSLSSIVGAIVVNILAIALHLPLPYMLFTGLAGIYVIFRHQANIQRLLVGEEPQIGQMPKNS; this is encoded by the coding sequence ATGTTTACTGCTTTGAGTTTTAGTTTTCTGTTAGTTATTGTTGCTTATTTACTCGGTTCGATTCCTACAGGATATTTAACCGCCCGCTATCTCAAAGGAATCGACATTAGAGAACATGGCTCTGGTTCTACGGGAGCGACTAATGTATTGAGAATAGTTGGGAAACCAGCAGCGATCGCCGTATTGCTAATCGATCTGCTCAAAGGTTCGGCAGCAGTTATCTTAGTCAATTTGGCTTACGCTCGATTTTCCCCGACAATATTTCCTCCAGACTGGCTACCTTGGTTAGTTATGTCAGCAGCCATAGCAGCAATAATCGGACACAGCAAATCTGTTTGGCTTAATTTTACAGGGGGAAAATCTGTAGCTACTAGTTTGGGGATTTTGCTGGCAATCTCTCCCGTGTTGGGACTGGGAACCTTGGGAAGTTTTTTAATAGTTCTTGCCATTTCTCGTATAGTTTCACTCAGTTCGATTGTCGGCGCGATTGTAGTTAACATTTTGGCGATCGCCTTACATTTGCCTTTACCCTATATGCTATTTACAGGACTGGCGGGAATTTATGTCATCTTCCGTCACCAGGCTAATATCCAACGCTTGCTGGTTGGTGAAGAACCGCAAATCGGACAAATGCCGAAGAATTCCTGA
- a CDS encoding response regulator transcription factor encodes MSKVLVVEDSLAQRQMISDLLKGSGLNVTVACDGVEALEYLEKFNPDIVVMDIVMPRMNGYELCRRLKSDPKTQKVPIVMCSSKGEEFDRYWGMKQGADAYIAKPFQPVELIGTVKQLLRT; translated from the coding sequence ATGAGCAAAGTTCTAGTCGTGGAAGACAGTTTGGCACAAAGACAGATGATTTCAGATCTGCTTAAAGGTAGCGGACTCAATGTTACCGTTGCCTGCGATGGAGTAGAAGCATTGGAATATTTAGAAAAATTTAATCCTGACATTGTAGTAATGGATATTGTTATGCCTAGAATGAACGGTTACGAACTTTGTCGCCGTCTCAAATCAGATCCTAAAACTCAGAAAGTTCCCATTGTCATGTGTTCTTCTAAAGGGGAAGAATTCGATCGCTACTGGGGAATGAAGCAAGGAGCTGATGCTTATATTGCCAAGCCATTTCAGCCAGTAGAGCTGATTGGTACCGTCAAACAGCTTTTAAGGACATAA
- a CDS encoding DUF3119 family protein, giving the protein MAIPTKTNSQQYIELPPSYKIPWFLIIVAIPLCWLSFWLGGIVALFGLFLMLQTKTIRLQFSDKALDVYRSQRKIRTFPYSEWLNWQIFWQPVPILFYFREINSIHFLPIIFDPQTLKDCLEKHCPAKS; this is encoded by the coding sequence ATGGCAATTCCTACCAAAACTAATTCTCAACAATACATCGAACTACCTCCAAGCTATAAAATACCTTGGTTTTTAATTATCGTAGCGATTCCCTTGTGCTGGTTGAGTTTCTGGCTGGGTGGAATAGTTGCTTTATTCGGTTTGTTTCTAATGTTGCAAACTAAAACTATTCGACTGCAATTTAGCGATAAGGCTTTGGATGTCTATCGTTCCCAACGTAAAATTCGCACTTTTCCCTACAGTGAATGGCTAAACTGGCAGATTTTTTGGCAGCCAGTTCCAATCTTATTTTATTTTCGCGAGATAAATAGTATTCATTTTTTGCCCATAATTTTCGATCCTCAAACTCTCAAAGACTGCCTGGAAAAACATTGCCCTGCAAAATCATAG
- a CDS encoding chemotaxis protein CheW translates to MVDSLDLSLEIKPLENPEGELHLRFFLPSGVEFALPATSIAEVLQQTPDSIAPIPNASPILLGAINLRGKVVWVADLGQFLGDSGELNTDRPTIPVIAVEYQNLVLGLAIEKIGDMDWLDVEKLQMYSSPPENMAPFISAQWQVDRESDRVLNLLETSEIFQASRWATRAMAI, encoded by the coding sequence ATGGTAGATAGTCTAGATCTTTCTTTAGAAATAAAACCGCTAGAAAACCCCGAAGGCGAACTTCATCTGAGATTTTTTTTACCATCTGGAGTAGAGTTTGCTTTACCGGCAACTAGTATTGCTGAAGTTTTGCAACAAACTCCAGATTCGATCGCTCCTATTCCCAATGCTTCGCCTATATTACTAGGAGCGATAAATCTTAGAGGAAAAGTTGTCTGGGTGGCAGATTTAGGGCAATTTTTGGGTGATAGTGGAGAATTAAATACTGACAGACCTACTATTCCCGTAATTGCTGTCGAATATCAAAATTTGGTATTGGGGTTGGCAATCGAAAAAATTGGCGATATGGATTGGTTGGATGTAGAAAAACTACAAATGTATAGCAGTCCTCCAGAAAATATGGCTCCTTTTATATCGGCTCAATGGCAAGTAGATCGAGAAAGCGATCGAGTTTTAAATTTATTAGAAACGTCAGAAATATTTCAAGCATCCAGGTGGGCAACTCGAGCAATGGCAATATAA
- a CDS encoding superoxide dismutase, with protein sequence MILNRRNFLLLLGASGAATAIGTFPKLAIAQNEPDGPFELPPLPYDYDALEPHIDAETMMFHHDKHHASYTKKLNQAVSQYPELTSKSAEDILREIDSVPEDIATTIRNNGGGYVNHKMFWEIMSPNGGGEPTGAIADAITETFGSFEAFKEQFNEAGSNQFGSGWAWLALDSNNQLKVMGMPNQDSPLMEGMYPIMGNDVWEHAYYLNYRNERGEYLKNWWNVVNWDEINRRYEQAIA encoded by the coding sequence ATGATTCTCAATCGTCGAAATTTTTTACTTCTCTTAGGTGCTAGTGGTGCAGCTACCGCAATAGGAACTTTTCCCAAACTGGCTATAGCTCAAAACGAACCAGATGGACCATTTGAGTTACCGCCGCTTCCTTATGATTACGATGCTCTAGAGCCACACATAGATGCCGAAACGATGATGTTTCATCACGACAAGCATCATGCTTCATATACCAAAAAACTCAACCAAGCTGTCAGTCAATATCCCGAACTAACTAGCAAGTCTGCTGAGGATATTTTACGCGAGATCGATAGCGTACCAGAAGATATTGCTACTACTATTCGCAACAATGGCGGTGGTTATGTCAACCATAAGATGTTTTGGGAAATCATGAGTCCCAATGGTGGTGGAGAACCAACAGGGGCAATTGCCGACGCAATTACAGAAACTTTTGGTAGTTTTGAGGCGTTTAAAGAACAGTTTAACGAAGCTGGCAGCAATCAGTTTGGTAGCGGTTGGGCGTGGCTGGCTCTCGATAGCAATAATCAACTAAAAGTTATGGGTATGCCCAATCAAGACAGTCCTTTGATGGAGGGCATGTATCCGATTATGGGCAACGATGTCTGGGAGCATGCCTACTATCTCAACTACCGCAACGAACGTGGTGAATATCTTAAAAATTGGTGGAACGTAGTTAACTGGGATGAAATAAACCGACGTTACGAACAGGCGATCGCCTAG
- a CDS encoding HAMP domain-containing methyl-accepting chemotaxis protein encodes MASGTNYSQIYEQAEQAYTGGDFTHAAEIIDRLADEFPEDPNVLLLRGHIYCYGFQDYNTARQLYREVLELTQERDLLDIAYGGLEEAERLQEELSKTEVAFDEYNFDLEAEGSAEDDFADAATNLEFDESISESSDARSDFDSFSLPNSEELELSEEEPDTFADFNSSTEIAKEPSRLDDADSAFEAESEAEYSADNFTLGGDEVFGNFGDREKEIDETEALAVNSSEFDTGDLDERAKSNSQDELEFDEIDSSFFDLEELEQGLPDTGLFNVSDDVSSSESVNSAIATPSEIEHVSPSEVVAESSIDTNSSNSSIDLEPQVDVKQGLLAGFANASIQKKQLILAGVTGVVTTVAVLGISLIGNDVSNTESENTFASRTRNSVLMSLVAGVVSCGTAAVVGSVTAKQVNQASQNLQSQFEDVYRGNLNAKATVYATDELGKLASGFNRMTRVILTTTQEAQRRAEETEQAKEDLQRQVIRLLDDVEGAARGDLTVQATVTADVLGAVADAFNLTIQSLREIVRQVKEAAEQVNQSSTDSELFARNQSSEALRMAEELAVTLNSVKMMTESFERVADNAREAEEVARSSSVTALKGGKAVERTVAGIFQIRETVSETARKVKRLAEASQEISKIVLLISQIAERTNQLALNASIQAAKAGEAGRGFAVVADEVRQLADRSGKSLKEIEQIVLQIQSETGSVMTAMEEGIQEVIDVTDRADQAKTALEDIIQVSNRIDTLVRSITADTVEQRENSRAVAQVMQSVELTAQATSQESQRVAGALQSLVGIARSLLSSVERFRIDKSEE; translated from the coding sequence ATGGCATCAGGAACTAATTATTCACAAATTTACGAACAAGCAGAACAAGCCTATACAGGAGGGGATTTTACCCATGCGGCAGAAATAATCGATCGCCTGGCTGATGAATTTCCCGAAGATCCTAATGTTTTGTTGCTTCGAGGTCATATTTACTGCTATGGCTTTCAAGATTACAATACTGCACGACAACTGTATCGCGAGGTTCTGGAATTAACTCAAGAACGGGATCTACTAGATATTGCTTATGGAGGTCTTGAAGAAGCAGAGCGATTACAGGAAGAATTGTCCAAAACGGAAGTAGCGTTCGATGAATATAATTTCGATCTAGAAGCTGAAGGTTCGGCAGAAGATGATTTTGCCGACGCAGCAACGAATTTGGAATTTGACGAGTCTATTTCCGAGTCGAGCGATGCTCGGTCGGATTTTGATTCTTTTTCCCTGCCAAACTCAGAAGAACTAGAATTATCTGAGGAAGAGCCAGATACTTTTGCCGATTTTAACTCATCAACGGAAATAGCTAAAGAACCGTCACGTTTAGATGATGCTGATTCGGCTTTTGAGGCAGAATCAGAGGCGGAATATTCAGCAGATAACTTTACCTTGGGCGGCGATGAAGTATTTGGCAATTTCGGCGATCGAGAAAAAGAAATAGATGAAACAGAAGCTCTTGCTGTAAATAGTAGCGAATTTGATACGGGAGATCTGGATGAACGAGCCAAATCAAACTCTCAAGACGAACTGGAATTTGATGAAATTGATAGTAGTTTTTTCGATTTAGAAGAGCTAGAACAAGGACTACCCGATACAGGATTGTTTAACGTTAGTGATGATGTCTCCAGTAGCGAGTCAGTAAACTCCGCTATTGCGACACCATCTGAAATAGAGCATGTGAGTCCCAGTGAGGTAGTTGCAGAAAGTAGTATTGACACCAATAGCTCTAATTCATCGATAGATTTAGAACCTCAAGTCGATGTCAAACAGGGACTTTTAGCTGGTTTTGCCAACGCTTCAATACAAAAGAAACAGTTAATTCTGGCTGGAGTGACAGGAGTTGTAACCACAGTTGCCGTATTGGGAATTAGTTTAATTGGTAACGATGTATCTAATACGGAAAGTGAAAATACTTTTGCTTCAAGGACTAGGAATAGCGTTTTGATGTCTTTAGTTGCGGGAGTTGTTAGCTGTGGAACTGCTGCCGTTGTGGGTAGCGTTACAGCAAAACAGGTTAACCAAGCCAGCCAAAATTTACAATCTCAGTTTGAAGATGTCTATCGCGGCAATCTCAATGCCAAAGCAACCGTATATGCAACGGATGAATTGGGTAAGTTGGCTAGTGGCTTCAATCGTATGACGAGAGTGATCTTAACTACCACACAAGAAGCCCAGAGAAGGGCTGAAGAAACCGAACAGGCAAAAGAAGACTTACAGCGTCAGGTAATTCGTCTGCTAGACGACGTAGAAGGCGCAGCAAGAGGAGATTTGACCGTACAAGCTACAGTAACTGCTGACGTATTAGGAGCGGTAGCCGATGCTTTTAACTTAACCATTCAGAGTCTGCGAGAAATTGTCCGACAGGTAAAAGAAGCAGCAGAACAGGTAAACCAGAGTTCTACCGATAGCGAACTGTTTGCTCGCAATCAATCTAGTGAAGCTCTACGAATGGCAGAAGAGTTGGCAGTGACCCTTAACTCGGTAAAAATGATGACCGAATCATTCGAGCGGGTAGCTGATAATGCTCGCGAAGCCGAAGAAGTTGCTCGTTCTTCGTCGGTCACGGCACTTAAAGGTGGTAAAGCAGTAGAACGTACCGTAGCGGGAATTTTTCAGATTAGAGAAACGGTATCGGAAACCGCACGTAAAGTAAAAAGATTAGCCGAAGCTTCACAGGAAATTTCTAAAATTGTCCTGTTAATTTCACAAATTGCCGAAAGAACCAACCAGTTAGCTCTTAATGCTTCGATTCAGGCAGCTAAAGCTGGTGAAGCAGGTCGCGGTTTTGCAGTAGTTGCCGACGAGGTCAGACAGTTAGCCGATAGATCTGGTAAATCGTTAAAAGAAATCGAACAAATCGTATTACAAATTCAGAGTGAGACGGGTTCGGTAATGACAGCGATGGAAGAAGGGATTCAAGAGGTAATCGACGTTACCGATAGAGCAGATCAGGCTAAAACCGCGCTAGAAGATATTATTCAGGTATCCAATCGTATTGACACCTTGGTGCGTTCGATTACGGCAGATACAGTCGAACAACGTGAGAATTCACGCGCTGTGGCGCAGGTAATGCAGTCGGTAGAGTTAACCGCTCAAGCTACCTCTCAAGAGTCGCAACGAGTTGCTGGCGCGCTTCAAAGTCTAGTAGGAATTGCCCGTAGCTTATTATCTTCTGTAGAACGTTTCCGCATTGACAAAAGTGAAGAGTAA